A single genomic interval of Microbacterium oleivorans harbors:
- a CDS encoding ABC transporter substrate-binding protein, whose translation MFTRKRALTGVAIATGAALALAGCAGGDTPAGEATFDPNEEVTLNLAFWGNDVRAELYNEAIAAFNEEYPNITVNSTFLGFPEFWEKRQTEAAGGGLPDVMQFDYSYLRQYSENNLLLDLEPYLGGIIETDGLADNILGIGVVNDTTYGIATSTNAWGLFTNPVLLEQAGVEEFAGGSWEDYDDWMRSVTEGAGGAFWGGGDWTGRIQNFELQLRSEGGNLFNEDGTPGFDEERLAEFWEEGADIREDGTIIPQARVEELAPKGGFDSALTASELTWDNFGAGYLGGLGEGYTELGLVAPPVTEEGTKDLYLKPSMLHTISAKTAHPEAAATLVNFLVNSPESGEIFGTNRGLPASQTALDAADLDPLSQQVKDYEEAIADRLGDAPPVPIVGYGTLEEEFRQIGLELAFGTITVDDAVSRFFSQMDIVLNG comes from the coding sequence ATGTTCACCAGAAAGCGAGCACTGACCGGAGTCGCGATCGCGACCGGCGCCGCTCTGGCCCTGGCGGGATGCGCCGGCGGCGACACCCCGGCCGGCGAGGCCACGTTCGACCCGAACGAAGAGGTCACCCTCAACCTGGCGTTCTGGGGCAACGACGTTCGCGCCGAGCTCTACAACGAGGCGATCGCGGCGTTCAACGAGGAGTACCCGAACATCACGGTCAACTCGACGTTCCTCGGGTTCCCCGAGTTCTGGGAGAAGCGTCAGACCGAAGCTGCCGGCGGCGGCCTCCCCGACGTCATGCAGTTCGACTACTCGTACCTGCGCCAGTACTCCGAGAACAACCTCCTGCTCGATCTCGAGCCCTACCTCGGCGGCATCATCGAGACCGATGGCCTGGCCGACAACATCCTCGGCATCGGCGTCGTGAACGACACCACCTACGGCATCGCCACCTCCACCAACGCGTGGGGCCTGTTCACCAACCCCGTCCTGCTCGAGCAGGCCGGAGTCGAGGAGTTCGCCGGCGGAAGCTGGGAGGACTACGACGACTGGATGCGTTCGGTGACCGAGGGTGCCGGCGGCGCGTTCTGGGGCGGCGGCGACTGGACCGGTCGCATCCAGAACTTCGAGCTCCAGCTGCGCTCCGAGGGCGGCAACCTCTTCAACGAGGACGGCACGCCCGGCTTCGACGAGGAGCGCCTGGCGGAGTTCTGGGAAGAGGGCGCCGACATCCGCGAGGACGGCACCATCATCCCGCAGGCCCGCGTCGAGGAGCTCGCCCCGAAGGGCGGCTTCGACTCCGCCCTGACGGCGAGCGAACTCACGTGGGACAACTTCGGCGCCGGCTACCTCGGCGGACTCGGCGAGGGGTACACCGAGCTCGGCCTCGTCGCCCCGCCCGTCACCGAGGAAGGCACCAAGGACCTCTACCTCAAGCCCTCGATGCTGCACACGATCTCGGCCAAGACCGCGCACCCGGAGGCCGCCGCCACGCTGGTGAACTTCCTCGTGAACTCGCCCGAGTCGGGTGAGATCTTCGGTACCAACCGTGGTCTGCCCGCCTCGCAGACCGCGCTGGACGCGGCCGACCTCGACCCGCTGAGCCAGCAGGTGAAGGACTACGAAGAGGCCATCGCCGACCGCCTCGGCGACGCCCCGCCCGTGCCGATCGTCGGCTACGGCACGCTCGAGGAGGAGTTCCGCCAGATCGGCCTCGAGCTCGCCTTCGGCACCATCACGGTCGATGACGCGGTGAGCCGCTTCTTCTCGCAGATGGACATCGTCCTCAACGGATGA
- a CDS encoding ABC transporter substrate-binding protein, whose protein sequence is MKTTRLLASIGIAAAGALALSGCGGAATPTAAAFDPDEKVTLTYAFWGNDDRAQRYDQLIAAFNEEYPNITVNVSFTDFPSYWEKRQTEAAGGGLPDVFQFSDSYLRQYGESGNLLDLAQVSDQIDMSTFDEGLLGTGALDGTQYSLPTGYSLWANFVNDDLVAQAGVAAPESGTDVAEFDDWMAEVTEKTGGAVYGGTDYTQRIQGFELALRADGGNLYTEEGELGFTEDDLRAYWESGAELREGITVPQQRLEELSPKSGFGAALTASEMSWSNFLGGYLADSGASSISIVAPPTAKAGSKDLYRQAGLQVAISSKTEHPEAAALFLDFVVNSAAAGEIFGTTLGFPASTSKLEGATLEGPDKQVADYIESAADRIGDAPPVPIAGYGTLEQTFWELGKSLGLGTTTVDQAVEQFFSEADVVING, encoded by the coding sequence ATGAAGACCACCCGGCTGCTCGCATCGATCGGCATCGCCGCCGCCGGTGCGCTGGCCCTCAGCGGATGCGGCGGCGCAGCGACACCGACCGCAGCTGCGTTCGACCCCGACGAGAAGGTCACGCTGACGTACGCGTTCTGGGGCAACGACGACCGCGCCCAGCGTTACGATCAGCTGATCGCGGCGTTCAACGAGGAATACCCGAACATCACCGTCAACGTCAGCTTCACCGACTTCCCCAGCTACTGGGAGAAGCGTCAGACCGAGGCTGCCGGCGGCGGTCTGCCCGACGTCTTCCAGTTCTCCGACAGCTACCTGCGCCAGTACGGCGAATCGGGCAACCTCCTCGACCTCGCTCAGGTCTCCGACCAGATCGACATGTCGACCTTCGACGAAGGGCTCCTCGGGACGGGAGCGCTCGACGGCACGCAGTACTCGCTCCCGACGGGCTACAGCCTCTGGGCGAACTTCGTCAACGACGACCTCGTCGCCCAGGCCGGCGTCGCCGCGCCCGAGTCCGGCACCGACGTCGCCGAGTTCGACGACTGGATGGCGGAGGTCACCGAGAAGACGGGCGGCGCCGTGTACGGCGGCACCGACTACACGCAGCGCATCCAGGGCTTCGAGCTCGCGCTGCGTGCGGACGGCGGCAACCTGTACACCGAGGAGGGCGAGCTCGGATTCACCGAGGACGACCTGCGCGCCTACTGGGAGAGCGGTGCCGAACTGCGCGAGGGCATCACCGTGCCGCAGCAGCGCCTCGAGGAGCTCTCGCCCAAGTCCGGCTTCGGCGCTGCTCTGACGGCGAGCGAGATGAGCTGGAGCAACTTCCTCGGCGGCTACCTCGCCGACTCGGGCGCATCGTCGATCTCGATCGTCGCCCCGCCCACCGCCAAGGCCGGCTCGAAGGACCTGTACCGTCAGGCCGGGCTGCAGGTGGCGATCTCGTCGAAGACGGAGCACCCCGAGGCCGCCGCGCTCTTCCTCGACTTCGTCGTCAACTCCGCCGCCGCAGGCGAGATCTTCGGCACGACGCTGGGCTTCCCGGCCTCGACCTCGAAGCTCGAGGGTGCGACCCTCGAGGGGCCCGACAAGCAGGTCGCCGACTACATCGAGTCCGCGGCCGACCGCATCGGCGACGCCCCGCCGGTTCCGATCGCCGGCTACGGCACGCTGGAGCAGACGTTCTGGGAGCTCGGCAAGTCGCTGGGCCTCGGCACGACGACCGTCGACCAGGCGGTGGAGCAGTTCTTCTCCGAAGCCGACGTCGTCATCAACGGATGA
- a CDS encoding carbohydrate ABC transporter permease yields the protein MTTSPTSPLATDIVFAAQQTTPTPPRRRRVKRKTWQTVLWFAVLIVITVVVLYPLVWLLFSTFKPNSEFGQNMGLLPEAPTIDNYVKVAEGIAGVPMWRFFANSLLIAGVSVIGTVISSALAAYAFARLQFKGLGILFAAMIGTLLLPFHVVIIPQYILFNNLGMVDTYWPLLLPKFLATEAFFVFLMVQFIRQMPRDMDEAAKIDGAGHLRIFWSIILPLIKPALITCAIFSFIWSWNDFLGPLLYLTSPENYPLPIALRLYNDQTSSSDYGATVTASFIALVPILLFFIVFQKFLVDGVATQGLKG from the coding sequence ATGACCACCTCACCGACCTCCCCGCTGGCGACCGACATCGTCTTCGCCGCTCAGCAGACGACCCCGACGCCGCCGCGGCGGCGCCGGGTCAAGCGCAAGACCTGGCAGACGGTCCTCTGGTTCGCCGTCCTCATCGTCATCACCGTCGTGGTGCTCTACCCGCTGGTCTGGCTGCTCTTCTCGACGTTCAAGCCGAACAGCGAGTTCGGGCAGAACATGGGGCTGCTGCCCGAGGCCCCCACCATCGACAACTACGTCAAGGTCGCCGAGGGCATCGCGGGCGTGCCGATGTGGCGCTTCTTCGCGAACTCGCTGCTCATCGCCGGCGTCTCGGTCATCGGCACCGTCATCTCGTCGGCCCTCGCGGCGTACGCCTTCGCCCGCCTGCAGTTCAAGGGTCTCGGGATCCTGTTCGCGGCGATGATCGGCACGCTGCTGCTGCCGTTCCACGTCGTGATCATCCCGCAGTACATCCTGTTCAACAACCTCGGCATGGTCGACACCTACTGGCCGCTCCTGCTGCCGAAGTTCCTCGCGACCGAGGCGTTCTTCGTCTTCCTCATGGTGCAGTTCATCCGTCAGATGCCCCGTGACATGGACGAGGCCGCGAAGATCGACGGCGCCGGTCACCTGCGGATCTTCTGGTCGATCATCCTGCCGCTGATCAAGCCCGCGCTGATCACCTGCGCGATCTTCAGCTTCATCTGGTCGTGGAACGACTTCCTCGGGCCGCTGCTGTACCTCACGAGCCCCGAGAACTACCCGCTGCCCATCGCGCTGCGCCTCTACAACGACCAGACGTCGTCGAGCGATTACGGTGCCACCGTCACCGCCTCGTTCATCGCGCTGGTGCCGATCCTGCTGTTCTTCATCGTCTTCCAGAAGTTCCTGGTCGACGGCGTCGCGACCCAGGGTCTGAAGGGCTAG
- a CDS encoding family 43 glycosylhydrolase, with protein sequence MTADGAARGGPAELYRDPVYDGATDPVVVVAPDGWWMFYTQRRATHPDPGPGVAWVHGSRIGVARSADGVAWRYAGTLEPDAAGLSLEPGAPPSETDRTHWAPEVVFDGDSWRMYLTEIDGVPDRWPGHARAIVEYVSADLSVWRRVGPLALSSDRVIDAAVARTPDGRWRLWYKDEAADSVTMAAVSEDLDSWRDEGVAIGGRPHEGPSVFELAGRWWMIVDEWRGMGVHVSDDAVSWRRQGGADDVVLGPGTVPGTGCGHHGAPARDGEDLWYYFFAQPAATPDAGDDGASADGIDARRCAVYRVRLRVDGGRLVCEAEAAD encoded by the coding sequence GTGACCGCCGACGGCGCGGCGCGGGGCGGGCCCGCGGAGCTGTACCGCGACCCGGTCTACGACGGGGCGACCGACCCGGTAGTGGTCGTGGCGCCCGACGGCTGGTGGATGTTCTACACGCAGCGCCGCGCGACGCACCCGGACCCCGGCCCGGGGGTCGCGTGGGTGCACGGGTCGCGCATCGGTGTCGCCCGCTCCGCCGACGGCGTCGCGTGGCGCTACGCGGGGACGCTCGAGCCGGATGCTGCGGGCCTGAGCCTCGAACCGGGTGCACCGCCGAGCGAGACCGACCGCACCCACTGGGCCCCCGAGGTCGTCTTCGACGGCGACTCGTGGCGCATGTACCTCACCGAGATCGACGGCGTTCCCGACCGCTGGCCCGGTCACGCACGGGCGATCGTCGAGTACGTCTCGGCCGACCTCTCCGTGTGGCGGCGCGTCGGCCCGCTCGCGCTCTCGAGCGATCGCGTGATCGATGCCGCCGTCGCGCGCACCCCCGACGGCCGGTGGCGCCTGTGGTACAAGGACGAGGCGGCCGACTCGGTGACCATGGCGGCGGTGTCGGAGGACCTGGACTCGTGGCGCGACGAGGGCGTCGCGATCGGCGGGCGTCCGCACGAGGGCCCGAGCGTCTTCGAGCTCGCCGGGCGCTGGTGGATGATCGTCGACGAGTGGCGGGGGATGGGCGTGCACGTCTCGGACGACGCCGTCAGCTGGCGCCGGCAGGGCGGCGCCGACGACGTCGTGCTCGGGCCGGGAACCGTGCCCGGAACGGGGTGCGGGCATCACGGCGCCCCGGCGCGCGACGGGGAGGACCTCTGGTACTACTTCTTCGCCCAGCCTGCCGCGACACCGGATGCGGGCGACGACGGCGCGTCGGCCGACGGGATCGATGCGCGCCGTTGCGCGGTCTACCGCGTGCGCCTGCGGGTCGACGGGGGCCGTCTCGTGTGCGAGGCTGAGGCGGCGGACTGA
- a CDS encoding DUF6807 family protein: MPRPTTIALVGVHGYGAVHLDNLRRLGDRVRLVAAADPREPDTGTLPSHTRVFPDLASLLTATDGIDVVIVATPLHTHLELARLVVSRGIDLYLEKPPVLTLHDLQVLEEAADRSGTQVQVGFQSLGSRALAAFAADRFDLGPVRAIGAVGLWSRDRAYWQRSRWAGRRELDGVAVVDGVTTNPLAHATATALALAGTTAASEIAQVTADLYRANPIEGDDTSLVRVTTTGGIRVTAGLTLCADDPHEPYVEVHGRRRSARFFYTEDVVEVDGRRERFDRDDLLENLLDHRDAGTPLLSPLSAAGAFVAVVDVIGRTRPLPIDPAYLTAHGDGLARRVVVPGIEDAITRAVDAEATFAELHVPWARPATAPEPALVLPGPDDPLAVLVDGTGTARSSSPRPYLHPLRTPGGVVVTDHHPADHDWHLGVGVALQDVDGANFWGGRTFTPAAGYVWRGDHGRVDIERVEPGSDGATLDLRWVGPDGSLLLREHRSIRLLRRADTSVVWEIDFALTPASDRTVLLGSPGSNGRAGGGYGGLSWRLPACTDVDVRTPHARGEGAVHGSLSPWLAWSASFAVAPGDEGTRHGRDDLGDRAATIALAPADEASARDPWFVRVSDYPGVGASLAWDRAVAASRSAPVRRSYRVLVADGRLGDDAVAELVAP; this comes from the coding sequence ATGCCACGCCCCACCACCATCGCCCTCGTAGGCGTGCACGGCTACGGAGCCGTTCACCTCGACAACCTCCGCCGCCTCGGCGATCGCGTCCGACTGGTGGCCGCCGCCGATCCGCGGGAGCCCGACACGGGCACACTGCCGAGCCACACCCGCGTGTTCCCGGACCTCGCCTCGCTGCTGACCGCAACCGACGGGATCGACGTGGTCATCGTCGCCACGCCGCTGCACACCCATCTCGAACTCGCCCGACTGGTCGTCTCGCGCGGGATCGATCTGTACCTCGAGAAACCCCCCGTGCTGACCCTGCACGACCTGCAGGTGCTCGAGGAGGCCGCCGACCGCTCCGGCACGCAGGTTCAGGTGGGTTTCCAGAGCCTCGGGTCCCGCGCGCTCGCGGCCTTCGCCGCGGACCGGTTCGACCTCGGCCCGGTCCGCGCGATCGGCGCCGTCGGACTGTGGTCTCGCGACCGGGCCTACTGGCAGCGCAGCCGATGGGCCGGGCGGCGGGAGCTCGACGGCGTCGCGGTCGTCGACGGTGTCACGACCAATCCGCTCGCCCACGCGACGGCCACGGCGCTCGCCCTGGCCGGGACGACCGCGGCGTCGGAGATCGCCCAGGTGACCGCGGACCTGTATCGCGCCAACCCCATCGAAGGCGACGACACGAGCCTGGTGCGGGTGACGACCACCGGCGGCATCCGGGTCACCGCCGGGCTCACGCTCTGCGCCGACGACCCTCACGAGCCCTACGTCGAGGTGCACGGGCGGCGCCGGTCGGCACGCTTCTTCTACACGGAGGACGTCGTCGAGGTCGACGGGCGCCGCGAGCGCTTCGACCGCGACGACCTGCTGGAGAACCTGCTCGACCATCGCGACGCGGGCACTCCCCTGCTCTCCCCCCTGTCGGCCGCCGGCGCCTTCGTCGCGGTCGTCGACGTCATCGGCCGCACCCGCCCCCTGCCCATCGACCCGGCGTATCTGACGGCGCACGGCGACGGGCTCGCACGCCGTGTCGTCGTGCCCGGGATCGAGGACGCCATCACGCGCGCCGTCGATGCCGAGGCCACCTTCGCCGAGCTCCACGTGCCCTGGGCCCGCCCGGCGACCGCTCCCGAGCCTGCGCTCGTTCTGCCGGGTCCGGACGACCCGCTCGCGGTCCTGGTCGACGGCACGGGCACGGCCCGGTCGTCGAGTCCGCGGCCCTACCTGCACCCGCTCCGCACGCCCGGCGGCGTCGTCGTCACCGATCACCACCCGGCCGACCACGACTGGCATCTCGGCGTCGGCGTCGCGCTGCAGGACGTCGACGGCGCGAACTTCTGGGGCGGACGCACCTTCACGCCGGCCGCGGGATACGTCTGGCGGGGCGACCATGGCCGGGTCGACATCGAGCGCGTCGAGCCCGGTTCCGACGGCGCGACGCTCGATCTGCGATGGGTCGGCCCCGACGGCAGCCTCCTGCTGCGCGAGCACCGCAGCATCCGCCTGCTCCGTCGCGCCGACACGAGCGTGGTCTGGGAGATCGACTTCGCGCTGACACCGGCATCCGATCGGACCGTGCTGCTCGGAAGCCCCGGCAGCAACGGCCGCGCGGGCGGCGGATACGGCGGCCTCTCCTGGCGTCTGCCCGCGTGCACCGACGTCGATGTGCGGACCCCGCACGCGCGGGGGGAGGGAGCCGTGCACGGCTCCCTCTCGCCGTGGCTCGCCTGGTCGGCGAGCTTCGCCGTGGCGCCCGGCGACGAAGGCACGCGCCACGGCCGCGACGACCTCGGCGACCGGGCGGCGACGATCGCCCTCGCCCCTGCCGATGAGGCCTCGGCCCGGGACCCGTGGTTCGTGCGCGTCTCGGACTACCCCGGCGTGGGCGCGTCGCTGGCCTGGGATCGTGCCGTGGCGGCATCCCGCTCGGCACCGGTGCGGCGTTCGTACCGCGTGCTCGTCGCGGACGGGCGTCTCGGCGACGATGCCGTCGCCGAGCTCGTGGCGCCCTGA
- a CDS encoding carbohydrate ABC transporter permease, with protein sequence MTTTATRVIVTKDSSRRGLVRKQRPERLDRPGARKRAVRENVAGYAFLLPWLVGFFGLTLVPMAYSLYLSFTSYNIFSPPKWIGLNNYIRLFTDDPSFMQSAQITLVYVLVGTPISLIAALLIALLLNYRDKGAAFFRSAFYAPSLIGASVSVAIVWRAMFATDGPVDSGLNVLGIELGGWIGNPSLILPMMILLAVWQFGATMVIFLAGLKQVPKELYEAAEMDGANAWRRFRAVTVPMLSPVIFFNLLLGLIGAFQVFGSAYIISNGTGGPAGMTNFITVYLYKTGFADGRMGYAAAIAWVLLVAVAIIALILFRTQKSWVHYSGDNR encoded by the coding sequence GTGACCACTACCGCCACCCGGGTGATCGTCACCAAGGACTCGTCGCGTCGCGGCCTCGTCCGCAAGCAGCGTCCCGAACGCCTCGACCGGCCCGGCGCCCGCAAGCGCGCGGTGCGCGAGAACGTCGCGGGGTACGCCTTCCTGCTGCCGTGGCTCGTCGGCTTCTTCGGCCTCACCCTCGTGCCGATGGCGTACTCGCTGTACCTGTCGTTCACGAGCTACAACATCTTCTCGCCGCCCAAGTGGATCGGCCTGAACAACTACATCCGGCTGTTCACCGACGACCCGAGCTTCATGCAGTCGGCGCAGATCACCCTGGTGTACGTCCTGGTGGGCACCCCGATCTCGCTGATCGCGGCGCTGCTCATCGCCCTGCTGCTGAACTACCGCGACAAGGGCGCCGCGTTCTTCCGGTCCGCCTTCTACGCTCCCTCGCTCATCGGCGCCTCGGTGTCGGTCGCGATCGTGTGGCGTGCGATGTTCGCCACCGACGGCCCGGTCGACAGCGGCCTCAACGTCCTCGGCATCGAACTCGGCGGCTGGATCGGCAACCCCTCGCTCATCCTGCCGATGATGATCCTCCTCGCCGTCTGGCAGTTCGGCGCGACGATGGTGATCTTCCTCGCCGGCCTCAAGCAGGTACCGAAGGAGCTCTACGAGGCGGCCGAGATGGACGGCGCGAACGCCTGGCGCCGGTTCCGTGCGGTCACCGTGCCGATGCTCTCTCCGGTCATCTTCTTCAACCTGCTCCTCGGCCTCATCGGCGCGTTCCAGGTGTTCGGGTCGGCCTACATCATCTCGAACGGCACCGGCGGCCCCGCCGGCATGACGAACTTCATCACGGTCTACCTCTACAAGACCGGCTTCGCCGACGGACGCATGGGCTACGCCGCCGCCATCGCGTGGGTGCTCCTCGTCGCCGTCGCCATCATCGCCCTCATCCTCTTCCGCACCCAGAAGTCGTGGGTGCACTACTCGGGAGACAACCGATGA
- a CDS encoding Gfo/Idh/MocA family protein codes for MSPVLRCALVGTGSVANLHARAVAAHPRAELVAVTDVNRGAAEAFAGRYGDPRVHDDLDALLSAERPDVVLICTPPAVHRDQALAALAAGAHVVVEKPPAPSLDELDEMRAAASAAVRHLAVVFQQRTGTAAAHVRSLLSSGALGRPLIATCQTLWYRGADYFAVPWRGTWQTEGGGTTLGHGIHQLDLLAYLLGDWRTVQARLWRLDRDTETEDASTATVLFDSGVVAQVVTSAVSPRETSSIRIDTQKATVTVDHLYGHGHENWAITPAPGFEDEARAWALPEAEERSDHAPLLRDVFDAIIGGTPLPDTASDPARSLELVAAVYASAAADGAVVTPTDLAGHPTHRRGFASPVVDLRPNP; via the coding sequence ATGAGCCCTGTGTTGCGCTGTGCTCTGGTGGGCACCGGTTCGGTGGCCAACCTGCACGCCCGAGCCGTCGCCGCCCACCCGCGGGCCGAGCTCGTCGCCGTCACCGATGTGAATCGGGGCGCGGCCGAGGCCTTCGCCGGCCGCTACGGCGATCCGCGCGTGCACGACGACCTCGACGCCCTCCTGAGCGCCGAGCGCCCCGATGTCGTGCTGATCTGCACACCGCCGGCGGTGCATCGCGACCAGGCGCTCGCCGCGCTCGCCGCCGGGGCGCACGTCGTGGTCGAGAAGCCGCCGGCGCCCTCGCTCGACGAGCTCGACGAGATGCGTGCGGCGGCTTCGGCCGCCGTCCGCCACCTCGCGGTGGTCTTCCAGCAGCGCACCGGGACGGCCGCCGCCCACGTGCGGTCGCTGCTGAGCTCCGGAGCGCTCGGGCGGCCGCTCATCGCCACCTGCCAGACCCTCTGGTACCGCGGGGCGGACTACTTCGCCGTGCCGTGGCGGGGCACCTGGCAGACCGAGGGGGGTGGGACGACTCTGGGCCACGGCATCCATCAGCTCGATCTGCTCGCGTACCTGCTCGGTGACTGGCGGACGGTCCAGGCGCGGCTGTGGCGCCTCGACCGCGACACCGAGACCGAGGACGCCTCGACGGCGACCGTGCTCTTCGACAGCGGCGTCGTGGCACAGGTCGTCACGAGCGCGGTGTCGCCGCGCGAGACGAGCTCGATCCGCATCGACACACAGAAGGCCACGGTCACCGTCGACCACCTCTACGGGCACGGCCACGAGAACTGGGCCATCACGCCTGCGCCGGGATTCGAGGACGAGGCGCGGGCGTGGGCGCTCCCCGAGGCCGAGGAGCGCAGCGACCACGCGCCCCTGCTGCGCGACGTCTTCGATGCGATCATCGGCGGCACGCCGTTGCCCGACACCGCATCCGACCCGGCGCGCTCGCTCGAGCTCGTCGCCGCCGTCTACGCGTCGGCGGCCGCCGACGGGGCCGTGGTGACGCCCACCGACCTGGCGGGGCATCCGACCCATCGGCGGGGGTTCGCGAGCCCGGTCGTCGATCTGCGGCCGAACCCGTGA
- the arfA gene encoding arabinosylfuranosidase ArfA, with protein sequence MTTPNAVIDPRFEIARIDRRVFGGFVEHLGRHIYDGIHEPGHPAADADGFRADVIELVRELGVSTIRYPGGNFVSGYRWEDGVGPREDRPRRLDLAWHSTETNEVGLHEFARWLELVGSDLMLAVNLGTRGTQEAIDLLEYVNADADTAWTRRRAANGRPSPFGVGMWCLGNEMDGPWQLGHRNADDYGKLASRTAKAMRMLDPDVELVVCGSSGSGMPTFGSWERTVLEHTFDDVDFISCHSYYQERFGNAQEFLASGVDMSRFISSVVSIADAVAATKKSDKRIMISFDEWNVWYLHNDEGGQDDKPLEAGWPVAPRLLEDRYHALDAVVFGDLLITLLQHSDRVRSASLAQLVNVIAPIMTEPGGPAWRQTTFFPFALTSRLAGERAVSVPVSSGSFDSERFGTVANVNAVATIDGEGVSLFVVNRSTTDTEALSIDIAAVAASFGRDLRVAESHLLHEDDRYAANTLAEPERVGVRALPDVRTHEGELSLSLPPISWAAVRLS encoded by the coding sequence ATGACCACCCCGAACGCCGTCATCGATCCCCGGTTCGAGATCGCTCGCATCGACCGCCGGGTGTTCGGCGGATTCGTCGAACACCTCGGCCGTCACATCTACGACGGCATCCACGAGCCCGGGCATCCGGCAGCGGACGCCGACGGATTCCGAGCCGACGTCATCGAGCTCGTACGCGAGCTCGGGGTCTCGACCATCCGCTACCCCGGCGGCAACTTCGTGTCGGGGTACCGGTGGGAGGACGGCGTGGGCCCCCGGGAGGATCGACCGCGCCGGCTCGACCTCGCGTGGCATTCGACGGAGACCAACGAGGTGGGTCTCCACGAGTTCGCCCGGTGGCTCGAGCTGGTCGGCAGCGATCTGATGCTCGCGGTCAACCTCGGCACGCGCGGCACGCAGGAGGCCATCGACCTGCTCGAATACGTCAACGCCGACGCCGACACGGCGTGGACGCGCCGACGGGCGGCGAACGGCCGGCCGTCGCCGTTCGGGGTGGGCATGTGGTGTCTGGGCAACGAGATGGACGGCCCGTGGCAGCTCGGCCACCGCAACGCCGACGACTACGGCAAGCTCGCCTCGCGCACCGCCAAGGCGATGCGGATGCTCGACCCCGACGTCGAGCTGGTCGTCTGCGGGTCGTCCGGCAGCGGCATGCCGACGTTCGGCTCGTGGGAGCGCACGGTGCTGGAGCACACCTTCGACGACGTCGACTTCATCTCGTGCCACTCCTACTACCAGGAGCGCTTCGGGAATGCGCAGGAGTTCCTCGCCTCGGGCGTGGACATGTCGCGGTTCATCTCCTCGGTCGTCTCGATCGCCGACGCGGTGGCGGCGACGAAGAAGAGCGACAAGCGCATCATGATCTCCTTCGACGAGTGGAACGTCTGGTACCTCCACAACGACGAGGGCGGTCAGGACGACAAGCCGCTCGAGGCGGGCTGGCCGGTGGCGCCCCGCCTGCTGGAGGACCGCTATCACGCGCTGGACGCCGTCGTCTTCGGCGACCTGCTCATCACGCTGCTCCAGCACAGCGATCGCGTGCGATCGGCGTCGCTGGCGCAGCTGGTCAACGTCATCGCGCCGATCATGACCGAGCCCGGCGGCCCGGCGTGGCGGCAGACCACCTTCTTCCCGTTCGCCCTCACCTCCCGCCTGGCGGGGGAGCGGGCCGTCTCGGTGCCCGTCTCGTCGGGGTCGTTCGACAGCGAGCGGTTCGGCACGGTCGCCAACGTCAACGCCGTCGCGACCATCGACGGCGAGGGGGTGTCGCTGTTCGTCGTGAACCGGTCGACGACGGACACCGAGGCCCTGAGCATCGACATCGCCGCGGTCGCGGCATCCTTCGGTCGGGACCTGCGCGTCGCCGAGTCGCACCTGCTCCACGAGGACGATCGGTACGCGGCCAACACCCTCGCCGAGCCGGAACGCGTCGGCGTGCGGGCCCTGCCCGACGTCCGCACGCACGAGGGCGAACTGAGCTTGTCGCTGCCCCCGATCTCCTGGGCGGCCGTCCGGCTGTCCTGA